CGGGCGAAGCGAATGTAGGCCACCGCGACCTCGCGGAAATCCTCCCCGGCCTCCGCGAGCTGCGCGGCCAGCAGCTCGAAACCCTCGGTGGCCAACGCGGTGAGCAGGCCCGCGCGGTCGCCGAAGTGGTGGGCGGGCGCGGCGTGCGAGACGCCCGCGTGCCGGGCCAGGTTGCGCAGCGAGAGCGCGTCGACGCCGTCGGCGGCGATCCGCTCGGCGGCCGCGCTCAGCAGTGCCGCGCGGAGATCTCCATGGTGGTAGCCGTCCTTCGCCATATCTCGATGGTGACCGATCATCTAGACATTGACAAGTTCAGCACGCGGGGACTATCTTTCCACTGTCAAGATTTGCTTTCGATGCACAGGAGATCCCGATGGCACCGCTGGTTGTCCTCGTCGCCGTCACCGCACTCGCCCGCCTCGCCGGCCGGCTGATCGGTCACGGCTGGCTCGATTCGTGGGCGCACGCGACCGCACTCGGGCTGGCCGCGATGCTCGTGCTCACGTCGAGCGCGCACTTCCTCCAGCCGCGCCGCGACGCCCTGATCGCCATGGTGCCGCCGCGGCTGCCGAACGCGGCGGCGCTGGTGACGCTGACCGGCGTCCTGGAGTTGGCGGGTGCGGCGGGCGTACTCATCCCGGCCACCGCGGACCTGGCCGCGGCCTGCCTGATCGCGCTGCTGGTGGCGCTGTTCCCGGCGAACGTCCGCGCCGCCCGCGCCGAACTGGGCATCAAGACCATGCCGTTGCCGCTGCGGGCGCTGGTGCAACTGCTCTTCATCGCGGCATGCGTGATCGTCATCGTCGGCTGAGATGGCGAAAGGCCCGCTCACACATCGGAATTCGATGTGCGAGCGGGCCTTTCGCGTGTTCGGTGCTCAGTTGCCGCGCAGCGCCTTCGCGATGGTGCGCCGCATGAACGGCCGCGCCAGATCCTCGGGCAGGTTCGCCCAGGCCAGGAAGAACCGCGTCAGCGGGTCGAGCGCGATATGGTGGCGTCCGCGTGCCAAGCCCCGTACGGCGGCTTCGGCGACCCGCTGAGCCGACATCGGCTCGATCGACCCGGTGATGGCCTTGGTCTCCACCGGTTTTCGCTGGTTCTCCATGGCCAGCCCCGGTGTGTCGGTGTCGGCCGGATAGATCACCGTGACGTCCACGCCCTTCGGCTCGACTTCATAGCGCAGGCACAACGCCAGCTGCCGGATGCTCGCCTTGGTCGGCCCGTAGGCGGTGTAACCGGTGATTCCGAGGAATGCCGACGTCGAACTGACCAGCAGGATCTTCCCGCCGCCCCGCCGCACCATGCCGGGCAGAACCTGCCGCACGGCGTACACCGTGCCGAGATAGTTCGCCGACATCTGCACCTCGAACTCATCGGCGTCCACGTCGAGGAACCGCCCGGGCAGCGCGAGCCCCGCACAACAGGCGAGGACCTCGCACGGCCCGTTGCGCTGCTCCAATTCCGTGATGGCCGAGGCGAGTTGGTCCGGCCGCGTCACGTCCGCGGCGGCGCAGTCCGCGCCCAGTCGTTTCGCGGTGTCGCGCAACGGTAGCTCACGGCGCGCGATGATCGAGACCTGCGCGCCGCGCCGCGCGAAAGCCTCCGCCACCGCGGCGCCGATCCCTTCCGATCCGCCGGTGACGACGACGTGCTTGCCGGCCCAGTCCTCGACCCGTCCCATCGCGGCTCAGGCTCGGCTCGCGGTGACGATCTCGGCGATCCGGTCCCGCCACAACAGATACGTGCCGGAGCTGCCGTCGTCGGGCAGGCCGTCGAGCGAGCTCTCGATCAGCGCGTCGGTCTTCGCCACGCCGGCGCCGCAGAAGACCTGCGCCGCGGCCTCGCTGTGCTCGTTGACGCTGTTGGTCTGCTGCCGGATGCGGGCGACCATGGCCGACCCCAGCGACAGCTGCGGCCGGAACTCGCCCGCCACGTCCCAGAGTTCCTCCATCGCCGCCGTTTCCACGCCGCCCGCGAAGGTGACGGCGATGCCGACGCCGCTCCACAGATCCGCGTGCCGCCGCGGCTCGAACTCGCCGATCAGCCGCACGACCCCGGCCGGGCTCCCGCCGCCGATGAACCACAGCGCGCGGCCCATGCCCTGGTCGGCGATGCGCTTCAGGTTGTCGCGGTCGCCGAGCCAGCCGGGATAGCGCGTCTCGACGTGCTTGTCGCGCACGTAGCGCTGCATCTGGAAGAACGCCTTGTAGAAGCCGTAGCCGTCGATGGCCAGCCAGCGGAACAGCGGGTGCTGCGGGAACAGCTTCTTCCACCGAAGCTTCGGGATCTTCGCCATGGCGAGGCCGACCCCGACGTACATGGTCAGCGCGTACTCGCTGGCCGGTCCATCGATCAGGTCGGCGGCGCGCCGGCCGGGGGAGAGGGAGTCGATCGCGGTGAGGCCGACGGCCGCGCCCTCGTAGGCGAACCCACGGTACTTCGGCGGGACCTGCAGCAGCGTGGCGATCAGCTCGTCGTTGTCCGAGCTGCGGACCGCGGAGTCGATGCCGCCGACCAGATGCATGGTCACCTGTTCGAGTTCGAGCGCGGTGTGCTGATCGGGCTGCTCGAACTTGCTCAGCACCGAGCGAACACTGGCCGGACTGGGAACGAAAAGGGCCGCGCGCAGCGGACCCAACGGCGAGGGCATGGGGTTCTCCAATCGTCAGAGGAGTCTTTTTCGGGGGGCATCGTCACAGGATGAAGCGGCGAAAACCGCCGTCGAAGAACGTCAGCGCTCCCGTGGCGGCGAGTCGGGCGTCGCGTTCGGCGTGCAGTACTTCGCCGACGACGATGCTGTGGTCGCCGCTGTCGAAGACGTTGTCGAGCTTGCATTCCAGACCCGCGGCCGCGTGCGCCAGCATCGGCGCCGCGGTGTGCGGTCCGGGAAACCACTCGACCTGGTCGAATTGCGCGTCGCCGTCGGGGCGCGCGGAGTCGGCGAAGTACCGGGCCACCGGCTCCTGGTCGGCCGACAGCACGGAAACGGCGAACGCGCCCGCCTCGTGGATCGCCCGGTGCAGGCGCGCCGTGTGGGCGACGCACACCAGGATCAGCGGGGGATCCAGCGAGACGGACGTGAACGCGTTGGCGGTCATGCCGTGTGGCCGTGGCGACCCGGTGGTGACCACGGTGACACCGGTGGTGAACGCGCCGAGCACGCGGCGCAGCTCGGCGCGGTCGGTCATGAGCGGGCCGCCTCCTTCACCGGCTCGGGTTCGCGCGCTATGTCGGCCTCCAGGTCGTCGGCCACCACGGGCTGCTCCGCCGCCTCCGGCGCCGCGCCGCGTTGCCGCCACCATTCGGCGATCCCGCGGACCCACCAGTAGACGCCGCGAGCGCCGCAGACGATGACCAGTGCGATGAACAACCCGTAGGAGATGTGCAGCGCGGTGACGACGCCGTACATGATGCCCACCGAGGCGCCGAACATGATCTGCTGCTTCTTGCCCGACGGGGTGGTGCCCGGGTCGGTGACCATGTAGTTGGTGAACAGCACGAACGCCAGGCCGGTCATCATGCTCAGGCCGGCCAGGATCGAGACGTTCGGCTCGATGAGCCCGCGCACGATGGCCTGCAGCGCGAACGCGCCCACCCACGCCATGATCAGCGGCATCTTCAGCGTCAGCTTGGCGTTGAGCATGGTGCCGGTCGTCAGCAGGCCCAGGACGATGAGCGCGTCCGCCGGGCCCGTGATGTATTCGGTGAAGTGGTACGGCGGGGCCACCGCGATCATCGGGAACACCAGGAAGCACACCACGACGCCGAAGTTCGACGGGTTCATGAAGTGGCGCATCTTGCCGTTGATCTTGGCGCGCAGCACCCACTTCGTGCCGACGGCGACCACGATGCCGAAGATCACCGGCCACAGCTTGTCGTGCGCGAAGGTCAGGAAGTTGAACGCCAGACCCGTGATGTGCGCGGGCAGCAGGAACTCGAACAACCCGCGCGGCCCCCGGCCCCGGAAGGCGGGGGGCCGCTTGTACGCCCAGGCCGCCAGGACTTCCAGCCCGATCTCGGTGGTATAGGCGGTGGCCAGCGCGATGAACGGCCAGAGGAACGGCTGCTCGAAGCCGAGCAGCGGGAACCCGATCAGGTTGAAGATGGTGATCGAGATGGCGAAGTTGCGCAGCGCCAGGTAGCGCGGATCCTTCGTGGCGGCGGGCTTTTCCACCCATTCCTTGGCGAACTCGGTGCCCGAGCGCTGGACCGCCGAGATGCGTTCCGCCGCGGAGACGCTCGTCCCGTTGCCGTTGCCGTTGCCGTTGCCGTTGCCGTTGCCGTTGCCGGCCGTGGCGGCGGCTCCGCCCTCCGTGGCCGTGTCGTCGCCCCCGGGAGCGCCGTGGGCGGCGCTGCCGTTGCCGTCGGCCGCCGAGGTCTCGTGGTGGCCGTTCGAGGCGGCTGTCGCCTCGCCCGGATCCTTCTTGTCGTTGTCGCTCATCGCTGCTTGACCTCCTGCGCGTCCGAGGCGAGGTTCACGGTGTGCCAGCCCGGCGCGAGCTGGAGGGATTGTTCGTGCGGGGTGCCGTTGGTCTCCCGCCAGCGAAGCGTGACGTGCAACGGGGCGGCCGGGTCGACGTCGCCGAGACCGATGTGCACCTCGGTGGCGCGCTTGCCGGTGTGCCCGCTGCCGCCGTCGAGGTGGCTGGTGAGCAACCGGCCGTCCGCCGTGCGGACCTCGACCTGGGCGTCCACGGCCGGAACGCCTTGCGTGGGAAGACCGGCGATGGTGTTCGTGGTCGCGGTGCCCTCCCATGCCTGCCGGAACAGCTTCAGGCCGAGGAACTGGCCGCCCTTCGCCTTGTTGTTGTGGTAGAAGGTCGGGTCGCCCCATTGGCGGGCGACGGCGAAGCTCAGCGCCCCGTTGCCGGACGTGTCGCCGACCGCGATGCCGCGTGAGGGCACCGGGGTGTCCATGCCGAGGGCGTGGGTGAGGTTGGCGAACTTGCCGTCGTCACCGCGGCTGAAGAAGCCGACCGGATTGCTGCCCGCCAGGTCGGCGTCCTCGGCGATGATCGGCCAGGACCACGGGTACTTGGTCAGGTCGTCGTTCATGGTGCCGAGTTCCTGGATCTGCGGCCACCGGTTGGTCTCACCCTTGATCATGCCGGTGGCCTGGACCACCTCGTTGCGACCGTCGTTGTCGAAGTCGTCGATCTTGGCGTCCCAGCCCCAGGTCTCCCAGGCCAGTCCGACGTCGGTCGCGCGGTTCTTGAACGGCGCGACGCCCTCGGCCAGTTGCCGTGCCGCGTCGGCGGTGTCCTTGGCGGTGTTGTAGAACGCGAAGTGGCCTTCCATCAGCGCGAAGCGCACCGCGATGTTGCTGACGAACAGGTCCGGCATGCCGTCGCCGTTCAGGTCGCCGAAGTCGGCCGCCATGCCCTTGTCCGAATCATGGCCGAGCACATACGACTTCGGCTCGGTGATGCCGCGCTCGCCCTCGGCGAAGCCGAAGCGGATCTGTCCCGGCGTGGACTTGTTGACGAACAGGCGGTCGCGCCCGAAGTCGTTGGCCACGTACAGCTCCGGCAGCTGGTCGCCGTTCAGGTCGGACGCGGCGGCGGCCAGCGCCCACCCGGTGTCCATGCCGATCGGGAACGGGTTGGCCACCTCGCGGTAGTCGGCGGTCGGCTCGTCGCCCGCCTTGGCGGAGGCCAGGGTGAAGATCCGGTCCTTGCCGCCGTTGCGCGCGTTGGACAGCGAGTCGGTCATCCACAGCGCGAGCTGGCCCTCCTTGGAGAGCACGTCCATGTCGTTGAAGTACTGACCCAGGTAGATGTCCGGCTTGCCGTCGCCGTCGAAGTCGGACACCGAGACCGCCGCGGTGATCCAGCGTTCGCCTTCGTAGTGCCCGTCCGCGGTGTTCGGGGAGGGGACCAGGTCGATCGGGCGGAACGCCTTGGCGTCCAGCCGGGTCGCGTTGGCGCGCTGCAGGTACAGGATCGGCGTCCGGCCGTAGTACGACACCAGGGCGTCCAGCCGGCCGTCACCGTTGAAGTCGCCGGGGATGCAGCCCGACGGCACGGTGGAGGAGTCGGCGGGTAGCGGTTTCGGGTCGAGCACGAACGGCTCGTACCGGCCGGTGTTGCTGTCCGGCGTCGGCGTGATGAACGCCGTGTCGGAGCGGGGGTCGACCACGCACAGGTCGTCGGCCAGCCGGTTGCCGTCGAAGTCGTTCATCGCGATGGCCGCGCCGACCGACGAGATCCAGGCCGACAGGTGCTTGTACGGCTCGCGCAGCTCGCGGATCTTACGATCGGTCGGCAAGCCCTTGGGCAGCGCGATCGGCATCGCGGTGAAGTCGAACTTGCTCGCGATCGGCCCGCCCGCTTCGTCGTAGGTGGGCAGCAGCGCCGACCGCGCGGGGATGAACAGCGAGCCCATCAGCAGCAGGGCCACCCCGGGCACCACCGCTTTTCGGAGGAGGGATCGGTTGATGGGAATTTTCACGAGTGCTGCTCCTCATGGGCGAGTGTGAATTGCTGTCCCGCGGTGTCCGCGAGTCCGTCGAGCACCTCGCGCAGCGTGGCCAGCGCCTGGTCCATGTGCTGCTCGGTGTGCCTGCAGTTGATGAAGAACCGCAGCCTGGCCTCCCCGGCCGGGACGACCGGATGGGTGATGGCGTTCACGCTGAATCCGCGCTGCAGCATGGCCAGCGCCGCCAGCACCGCCGGTTCGTCGGCGCCGGTCATGACCGGGATGATCGGCGAATCCTCCGAGGTGCCGATGTCGAAGCCGTATTCCTTGGCGCGGCGGTGGAAGTACTCGCTGTTGTGCCGCAGCCGGGTCACGCGTTCCGGCTCGTCGCGCAGGACCTCGAGCCCGGCCAGCGCGGCGCCGATGGCCGACGGGGCCGGCGCGGCGGTGTACATGCTCAACCCGCCTGCGACGTACTTGAATCCGTCGACCAGTTCCCGGTTGCCCGCGAGATAGCCGCCGACGCTGCCGAGCGCCTTGGACAGCGTGCCCATCCAGACGTCCACGGCGTCGCCGGGCAGGTCGAACAGCTCGCGCACGCCGTGCCCGGTGGCGCCCAGCGTGCCGAAGGAATGCGCTTCGTCGATCATGATCGAGCAGTCGTAGCGCCGGGCCACCTCGATGATCTCGGGCAGCCGGACCACGTCGCCGTCCATGCTGTAGAGGCCCTCGATGATCACCATGGCCCGGTCGAAGCTGCGCCGCGACATCTTGAGGATCGTCTCGAGCGACTCGGGATCGTTGTGCCGGAAGGAGACCCGCTTGCAGCGCGACCACTCCGTGCCGGAGACCACGCTGTGGTGGATGAGCGCGTCGCAGACCGCGAGATCGCGCTTGCCGAGCAGGAATCCGACCGCGGCGGCGTTGGTGAGGTAGCCGCTCGCGGTCACCAGCGCGGCCTCGGTGTCGTAGATGCCGGCGATCTCGGCTTCCAATTCGCGATAGATCGGCAGCTCGCCCGCCACGATCCGGACCGCGGCGGCGGAGGTGCCGTACTGATCGATAGCGTCCTTGGCGGCCTGCCGCACCCGCGAGTCGGCGGCCAGATCCAGGTAGCCGAAGCTGCTGAAATTCACCACGTCCCGGTCGGCCATCCTGGTCACCGCGCCGCTGATGCCCTCGTGCGGCAGGTAGTACGGATTGACCAGACCGACCTCGTTGACCCAGGCGTCGAACCGCCCGAACCGCTGCGCGGCCTCGAGCACGCCGGGGTGGTCACGGAACGACGTGTGCGCGACCCCGCGTGTCGCGCTGCCGCCGTTGCCGGTTGCCGCGGCCGGGGCGGCGGAGCCGTTCGCGGCTCGCGCGCCGTTGCCGTTCGCCGGGGCGCTGTTCTCGCCGCTCGCGTGCCTGGCCAGCAGTGCGCGGGCCAGTTCCCTGTTGTTGCCGGTCATTCGTCCTCGCTCCTCGCCGCGCGCTCTTCTTCCTGGGCAATCTGCTCGGCAATTCGCGCGCCGAGCCCGCGCAACGTCAGTCCGATCACGGCGAGCACCGACAGCTGGGTGCCGAGCACCTGCACCACGCGGGCGCCGAACTCCATGCCCATCAGCGAGTCCATGCCGAGCTCGGGCAGCGGGGTGTTCAGGTCGATCGTCTCGGCGTCGACGCCGAGCACCGCGGCCAGCTGCTCGGCGAGCAGGTAGGCCACCACCTCGCCGCGCTGGTCGATACCCAGCTGGAGGATCTCCGCCCGCAGCGCGCCCGCGCCCGACGCGCCGCCGCCCGCGGCCGCCACCTGGTCGGCGAAACGCGGCGTGCGGGTGGACGGGCGGTGCGCCAGCGCCCACTGGCTCCAGTCCACGTCGAACAGCACGATCTGCGGCAGGTTCAGCCGCAGGCATTCGCCCAGCAGATCGGTGGCCACGTCCATGTCCACCGAGCGGTAGCCGGTCATCTCCGCGTACCGGCTGACCGCCTCGTAGTCGGCCATGCCGCCGCCACCGCTCATGAAGCCCCAGTTCACCGCCAGCGCGGCGGCGCCGCGGGCCCGGCGGGCGGCGGCGATCATGTCCAGGACGGAATTGGCCGCCGCGTAGCCGAATTGGGGTGAGATGCCGACGATGCTGCTCGCCGAGGAGAACAGCACGAACATGTCCAGCTCGATGTCGGCGGCGGTGACGGCGGTGTCCAGGTTGACCGCTCCGGCGACCTTGGGCCCGAAGATGTCCGCCAGCGACTCGGCGGTGATCTGCGGTACCTCGAGGTTGTTCACCACACCAGCCGCGTGGAACACGCCGCGCAGCGGGTGCCCGCTCGCTTGGATGCGCTCGACCAGCGCGGCGACGGCGTCGTAGTCGGCCATGTCGAGGCGTTCCTCCACCACTTCCACACCGCCGGAGGCGATCTCGGCGACCGCCGCGCGAGCCGCGTCCCCGGTGGCGCCGCTGCGCCCGGCCAGCACCAGACGTCGCGCGCCGATCCGCGCCAGCCAGCGCGCGGTGGCCAGGCCGAACGCGCCGAAGCCGCCGGTGACCAGGTAGCTGGCCTCGGGATCGATCGGCAGACCCGGCCGTTTGCCCAGCACGGTCGGTTCCGGTTCGCGCAGGTCGAGCACCACGCGGCCGATCTGCTTGGACCGCACCACGGTCTCGAACGCCTCGGCGGTCGAGGCCAGCGGGAATGCGGTGTAGGGCAGATAGTCGTAGGTGCCGTCGTTCAGCGCGTCCATCGCCCGGCGTGCCGCGCGACGGACCAGTTCGGGGCGCACGGCCAAGGCGCGATCCATGTCCACCGCGAAGAAGGACAGGTTCCGGTCGAACGGGCGCAGGTCGATCGCGCCACCGCCGTAGATGTCGGCCTTGCCGATCTCGATGATCCGGCCGAATTCGGCGGCCGCCCGCAGGTTCTGCTGGAGGATCTCGCCGGGGGAGGAGTTGTAGACCACGTCGACGCCGCGTCCGCCGGTGAGCGCGAGCACCTCGTCGACGAAGCTGATCGACCGCGAGTTGACCACCTCGTGCGCGCCGGCCGCGGCGGCCACCGCACGGCGCTCCTCCGAGCCCGCCGTCGCGATCACCCGCGCGCCGAGGCGCACCGCCACCTGGACCGCGGCCATACCCATGCCGCCCGCCGCGCCGTGCACCAGCACCGTCTCACCCGCTCGCAGGTGGGCGAGCTCGCCGAAGGCGAATTCGGCCGTCAGGAAGGGCAGCACCGAGCTGGAGTGGCACGGGTCGAGTTCGGTGTCCGGATAGTTCAGGGGCATCGTGGCGCCCTCGTCCGGCCGGAGGGTGACATACCTGCGGACCAGGTCCCTGGCGCACACCGACATCTCGTCACCGACGGCGACCTCGGTCACGCCGGGGCCGACCCGCTCGACCACGCCGAACCCGTCCATCCCCAGG
Above is a genomic segment from Nocardia sputorum containing:
- a CDS encoding DUF1702 family protein gives rise to the protein MPSPLGPLRAALFVPSPASVRSVLSKFEQPDQHTALELEQVTMHLVGGIDSAVRSSDNDELIATLLQVPPKYRGFAYEGAAVGLTAIDSLSPGRRAADLIDGPASEYALTMYVGVGLAMAKIPKLRWKKLFPQHPLFRWLAIDGYGFYKAFFQMQRYVRDKHVETRYPGWLGDRDNLKRIADQGMGRALWFIGGGSPAGVVRLIGEFEPRRHADLWSGVGIAVTFAGGVETAAMEELWDVAGEFRPQLSLGSAMVARIRQQTNSVNEHSEAAAQVFCGAGVAKTDALIESSLDGLPDDGSSGTYLLWRDRIAEIVTASRA
- a CDS encoding DoxX family protein, whose amino-acid sequence is MAPLVVLVAVTALARLAGRLIGHGWLDSWAHATALGLAAMLVLTSSAHFLQPRRDALIAMVPPRLPNAAALVTLTGVLELAGAAGVLIPATADLAAACLIALLVALFPANVRAARAELGIKTMPLPLRALVQLLFIAACVIVIVG
- a CDS encoding flavin reductase family protein, which gives rise to MTDRAELRRVLGAFTTGVTVVTTGSPRPHGMTANAFTSVSLDPPLILVCVAHTARLHRAIHEAGAFAVSVLSADQEPVARYFADSARPDGDAQFDQVEWFPGPHTAAPMLAHAAAGLECKLDNVFDSGDHSIVVGEVLHAERDARLAATGALTFFDGGFRRFIL
- a CDS encoding enediyne biosynthesis protein, whose product is MSDNDKKDPGEATAASNGHHETSAADGNGSAAHGAPGGDDTATEGGAAATAGNGNGNGNGNGNGNGTSVSAAERISAVQRSGTEFAKEWVEKPAATKDPRYLALRNFAISITIFNLIGFPLLGFEQPFLWPFIALATAYTTEIGLEVLAAWAYKRPPAFRGRGPRGLFEFLLPAHITGLAFNFLTFAHDKLWPVIFGIVVAVGTKWVLRAKINGKMRHFMNPSNFGVVVCFLVFPMIAVAPPYHFTEYITGPADALIVLGLLTTGTMLNAKLTLKMPLIMAWVGAFALQAIVRGLIEPNVSILAGLSMMTGLAFVLFTNYMVTDPGTTPSGKKQQIMFGASVGIMYGVVTALHISYGLFIALVIVCGARGVYWWVRGIAEWWRQRGAAPEAAEQPVVADDLEADIAREPEPVKEAARS
- a CDS encoding aminotransferase class I/II-fold pyridoxal phosphate-dependent enzyme; this translates as MTGNNRELARALLARHASGENSAPANGNGARAANGSAAPAAATGNGGSATRGVAHTSFRDHPGVLEAAQRFGRFDAWVNEVGLVNPYYLPHEGISGAVTRMADRDVVNFSSFGYLDLAADSRVRQAAKDAIDQYGTSAAAVRIVAGELPIYRELEAEIAGIYDTEAALVTASGYLTNAAAVGFLLGKRDLAVCDALIHHSVVSGTEWSRCKRVSFRHNDPESLETILKMSRRSFDRAMVIIEGLYSMDGDVVRLPEIIEVARRYDCSIMIDEAHSFGTLGATGHGVRELFDLPGDAVDVWMGTLSKALGSVGGYLAGNRELVDGFKYVAGGLSMYTAAPAPSAIGAALAGLEVLRDEPERVTRLRHNSEYFHRRAKEYGFDIGTSEDSPIIPVMTGADEPAVLAALAMLQRGFSVNAITHPVVPAGEARLRFFINCRHTEQHMDQALATLREVLDGLADTAGQQFTLAHEEQHS
- a CDS encoding CRTAC1 family protein is translated as MKIPINRSLLRKAVVPGVALLLMGSLFIPARSALLPTYDEAGGPIASKFDFTAMPIALPKGLPTDRKIRELREPYKHLSAWISSVGAAIAMNDFDGNRLADDLCVVDPRSDTAFITPTPDSNTGRYEPFVLDPKPLPADSSTVPSGCIPGDFNGDGRLDALVSYYGRTPILYLQRANATRLDAKAFRPIDLVPSPNTADGHYEGERWITAAVSVSDFDGDGKPDIYLGQYFNDMDVLSKEGQLALWMTDSLSNARNGGKDRIFTLASAKAGDEPTADYREVANPFPIGMDTGWALAAAASDLNGDQLPELYVANDFGRDRLFVNKSTPGQIRFGFAEGERGITEPKSYVLGHDSDKGMAADFGDLNGDGMPDLFVSNIAVRFALMEGHFAFYNTAKDTADAARQLAEGVAPFKNRATDVGLAWETWGWDAKIDDFDNDGRNEVVQATGMIKGETNRWPQIQELGTMNDDLTKYPWSWPIIAEDADLAGSNPVGFFSRGDDGKFANLTHALGMDTPVPSRGIAVGDTSGNGALSFAVARQWGDPTFYHNNKAKGGQFLGLKLFRQAWEGTATTNTIAGLPTQGVPAVDAQVEVRTADGRLLTSHLDGGSGHTGKRATEVHIGLGDVDPAAPLHVTLRWRETNGTPHEQSLQLAPGWHTVNLASDAQEVKQR
- a CDS encoding SDR family oxidoreductase; translated protein: MGRVEDWAGKHVVVTGGSEGIGAAVAEAFARRGAQVSIIARRELPLRDTAKRLGADCAAADVTRPDQLASAITELEQRNGPCEVLACCAGLALPGRFLDVDADEFEVQMSANYLGTVYAVRQVLPGMVRRGGGKILLVSSTSAFLGITGYTAYGPTKASIRQLALCLRYEVEPKGVDVTVIYPADTDTPGLAMENQRKPVETKAITGSIEPMSAQRVAEAAVRGLARGRHHIALDPLTRFFLAWANLPEDLARPFMRRTIAKALRGN